In Silene latifolia isolate original U9 population chromosome 3, ASM4854445v1, whole genome shotgun sequence, a single window of DNA contains:
- the LOC141647551 gene encoding uncharacterized protein LOC141647551 isoform X1, protein MVSPGNKKICRIENLDRISQLPESMILNILSHLPLKDSARASILSKTWKGFCSLYPILYFNHDLFALQSLVSVKEGGEKPDINQIRNMFMDGVDYKLSGVMQLDSPIRKLAFTVAINDSTYFSRVDKWMDLLRQINVEDLCITVQTVDFMWKDGIYKSSLVYEFPLSVLASKGLRSAHVQGCKLGSETLVGDSINKFFSLQQLCLSHVFMDEHVLENLIMCCQGIETLVLDDCSVEIKYLTLSKFRKLKKAVIRLQVGKFDIVDIENTNLECFRCYAETKLLACPVACAGIRELSLAWGTIIQPDYFKDLTATFPLLEEGEFYLHDTYTLKAANNVLRKLTLCSYASVCVKEVHIDCPNLTLLQCWTKDLSKLYVDCPKLRVFNYCGTTVPGRVFCSPMANLEESRCNITMYEACDTLWLVKLRAFLILVLGNATNVKLTFTLPMATIEPEHVEAIEVSPRYNVHLTLALAGDNMENIAALVDGLLLIIRPTTLTVNCETYHVVKYLCENLFMKQEHNICDEQLIRPCWMHQLEDFHVECPLDVPVTKDNLLAFPEQCRTLIAEQIRFMFHWCFN, encoded by the exons ATGGTGTCTCCTGGTAATAAAAAGATTTGTAGGATCGAGAATTTGGATCGGATTTCACAATTACCAGAGTCTATGATCCTTAACATATTATCTCATCTTCCTTTAAAAGATTCTGCTCGAGCATCCATCTTATCAAAGACCTGGAAAGGCTTTTGCAGCTTATACCCCATTCTTTATTTCAATCATGACTTATTCGCATTGCAATCCCTGGTTTCTGTTAAAGAAGGCGGCGAAAAGCCTGATATTAATCAAATAAGGAATATGTTTATGGATGGTGTAGATTATAAATTGTCTGGTGTTATGCAACTAGATTCACCTATTCGGAAATTAGCATTCACAGTGGCCATTAATGATTCCACGTATTTCTCGCGTGTCGATAAATGGATGGATTTGTTGAGACAAATTAACGTTGAAGACTTGTGTATCACTGTTCAAACGGTGGACTTCATGTGGAAAGATGGCATCTATAAGTCATCTTTAGTATATGAGTTTCCGCTTTCAGTGTTGGCTTCAAAAGGCTTGCGTTCAGCTCATGTTCAGGGGTGCAAGTTGGGTTCTGAGACATTGGTAGGTGACTCCATCAACAAATTTTTCTCTCTGCAGCAGTTGTGCTTGTCACATGTTTTTATGGATGAGCATGTGTTAGAGAACCTGATAATGTGTTGTCAAGGGATTGAAACTCTAGTCCTTGATGACTGCTCTGTTGAGATCAAATATCTTACTCTCTCAAAGTTTCGTAAGCTAAAAAAGGCGGTCATCAGACTTCAGGTTGGAAAGTTCGATATTGTTGACATTGAAAACACTAATCTTGAATGCTTCAGATGTTATGCTGAAACTAAACTTCTTGCCTGCCCTGTTGCTTGTGCTGGAATTAGAGAGTTGAGCTTAGCGTGGGGCACCATTATCCAGCCTGATTATTTTAAAGACCTTACCGCTACATTTCCACTTCTTGAAGAAGGAGAATTTTATCTGCATGATACCTATACATTAAAAGCAGCTAATAATGTTCTCAGGAAGTTAACGCTTTGTAGTTACGCCTCAGTTTGTGTGAAGGAGGTACATATTGACTGTCCCAATTTAACGTTGCTTCAGTGTTGGACTAAAGATCTGTCAAAATTATATGTTGATTGCCCAAAACTGAGGGTGTTCAACTATTGCGGCACTACAGTTCCCGGTCGTGTTTTCTGTAGTCCAATGGCTAATCTAGAGGAGAGCCGCTGTAATATTACTATGTATGAAGCTTGTGACACATTGTGGTTAGTTAAGTTGAGAGCATTCCTTATACTTGTATTAGGAAACGCGACCAATGTTAAACTGACCTTCACATTACCAATG GCAACAATTGAACCTGAGCATGTAGAAGCCATTGAAGTTTCCCCGCGATACAATGTTCACTTAACTCTAGCTCTTGCCGGCGACAACATGGAAAACATAGCTGCTCTTGTGGATGGTTTGCTCTTGATCATTCGTCCGACCACCTTGACTGTCAATTGTGAAACGTATCATGTCGTTAAG TACTTGTGTGAGAATCTGTTTATGAAACAAGAGCATAACATTTGTGATGAGCAACTAATTCGTCCCTGTTGGATGCATCAATTAGAAGATTTCCATGTTGAGTGTCCGCTGGACGTTCCAGTTACAAAGGATAATTTATTGGCTTTTCCTGAGCAATGTCGAACCCTCATTGCAGAACAAATTCGCTTCATGTTTCATTGGTGTTTTAATTGA
- the LOC141647551 gene encoding uncharacterized protein LOC141647551 isoform X2, translating into MVSPGNKKICRIENLDRISQLPESMILNILSHLPLKDSARASILSKTWKGFCSLYPILYFNHDLFALQSLVSVKEGGEKPDINQIRNMFMDGVDYKLSGVMQLDSPIRKLAFTVAINDSTYFSRVDKWMDLLRQINVEDLCITVQTVDFMWKDGIYKSSLVYEFPLSVLASKGLRSAHVQGCKLGSETLVGDSINKFFSLQQLCLSHVFMDEHVLENLIMCCQGIETLVLDDCSVEIKYLTLSKFRKLKKAVIRLQVGKFDIVDIENTNLECFRCYAETKLLACPVACAGIRELSLAWGTIIQPDYFKDLTATFPLLEEGEFYLHDTYTLKAANNVLRKLTLCSYASVCVKEVHIDCPNLTLLQCWTKDLSKLYVDCPKLRVFNYCGTTVPGRVFCSPMANLEESRCNITMYEACDTLWLVKLRAFLILVLGNATNVKLTFTLPMATIEPEHVEAIEVSPRYNVHLTLALAGDNMENIAALVDGLLLIIRPTTLTVNCETYHVVKNKFASCFIGVLIDRKRSNWGLISDYEFALVVKRRVWF; encoded by the exons ATGGTGTCTCCTGGTAATAAAAAGATTTGTAGGATCGAGAATTTGGATCGGATTTCACAATTACCAGAGTCTATGATCCTTAACATATTATCTCATCTTCCTTTAAAAGATTCTGCTCGAGCATCCATCTTATCAAAGACCTGGAAAGGCTTTTGCAGCTTATACCCCATTCTTTATTTCAATCATGACTTATTCGCATTGCAATCCCTGGTTTCTGTTAAAGAAGGCGGCGAAAAGCCTGATATTAATCAAATAAGGAATATGTTTATGGATGGTGTAGATTATAAATTGTCTGGTGTTATGCAACTAGATTCACCTATTCGGAAATTAGCATTCACAGTGGCCATTAATGATTCCACGTATTTCTCGCGTGTCGATAAATGGATGGATTTGTTGAGACAAATTAACGTTGAAGACTTGTGTATCACTGTTCAAACGGTGGACTTCATGTGGAAAGATGGCATCTATAAGTCATCTTTAGTATATGAGTTTCCGCTTTCAGTGTTGGCTTCAAAAGGCTTGCGTTCAGCTCATGTTCAGGGGTGCAAGTTGGGTTCTGAGACATTGGTAGGTGACTCCATCAACAAATTTTTCTCTCTGCAGCAGTTGTGCTTGTCACATGTTTTTATGGATGAGCATGTGTTAGAGAACCTGATAATGTGTTGTCAAGGGATTGAAACTCTAGTCCTTGATGACTGCTCTGTTGAGATCAAATATCTTACTCTCTCAAAGTTTCGTAAGCTAAAAAAGGCGGTCATCAGACTTCAGGTTGGAAAGTTCGATATTGTTGACATTGAAAACACTAATCTTGAATGCTTCAGATGTTATGCTGAAACTAAACTTCTTGCCTGCCCTGTTGCTTGTGCTGGAATTAGAGAGTTGAGCTTAGCGTGGGGCACCATTATCCAGCCTGATTATTTTAAAGACCTTACCGCTACATTTCCACTTCTTGAAGAAGGAGAATTTTATCTGCATGATACCTATACATTAAAAGCAGCTAATAATGTTCTCAGGAAGTTAACGCTTTGTAGTTACGCCTCAGTTTGTGTGAAGGAGGTACATATTGACTGTCCCAATTTAACGTTGCTTCAGTGTTGGACTAAAGATCTGTCAAAATTATATGTTGATTGCCCAAAACTGAGGGTGTTCAACTATTGCGGCACTACAGTTCCCGGTCGTGTTTTCTGTAGTCCAATGGCTAATCTAGAGGAGAGCCGCTGTAATATTACTATGTATGAAGCTTGTGACACATTGTGGTTAGTTAAGTTGAGAGCATTCCTTATACTTGTATTAGGAAACGCGACCAATGTTAAACTGACCTTCACATTACCAATG GCAACAATTGAACCTGAGCATGTAGAAGCCATTGAAGTTTCCCCGCGATACAATGTTCACTTAACTCTAGCTCTTGCCGGCGACAACATGGAAAACATAGCTGCTCTTGTGGATGGTTTGCTCTTGATCATTCGTCCGACCACCTTGACTGTCAATTGTGAAACGTATCATGTCGTTAAG AACAAATTCGCTTCATGTTTCATTGGTGTTTTAATTGATAGGAAACGGAGCAATTGGGGATTAATTTCAGACTATGAATTTGCCTTGGTCGTGAAAAGAAGAGTATGGTTTTAG
- the LOC141648945 gene encoding uncharacterized protein LOC141648945, producing the protein MTLQLADRPVKRPLGVLEDITVKVGKYLIPADFVVLDIPEDSHTPTILGRPFLGTGGVLIDVRNGRLTFRIEGDNVEFYLPNLMKGPKVERTNTIEVIDEVVESVAREESKMEEVFQISYMMRK; encoded by the coding sequence ATGACcctccaattggcggataggcCTGTCAAGCGCCCTTTGGGGGTGCTTGAAGACATAACCGTCAAAGTTGGGAAGTATTTAATCCCAgccgactttgttgtccttgacatcccGGAGGATAGCCACACCCCAACTATCCTAGGCAGGCCATTTTTGGGTACTGGAGGAGTACTTATTGATGTGAGaaatgggcggctaaccttccgGATTGAAGGTGACAATGTCGAATTTTATCTTCCGAATTTGATGAAAGGCCCCAAAGTTGAAAGAACAAATACCATTGAAGTGATTGATGAAGTAGTTGAATCGGTGGCTCGAGAAGAGTCGAAGATGGAAGAGGTCTTCCAAATCTCCTACATGATGAGGAAATAA